TGTACCTGCTAGCGGGAAAAccttcaaaaatccatataaTACTACGGAAGGTAGAGAACAGCGTTTTTTACCTTCAAATCCAACTGTTCTAGATACCAAGGAAAATTATGTGTTTTCAATGCAAAGCAAGAGGCAGCATGTCGCTACAAGAAATGCTCTGCTTATCGAAGAACGACACGTTTTGCACGTTTGATAAGTTTACAGCCGAATTTACGATAGACAGACAACAGTTCCAACAGGCAATGAAGGCAATTAAAAGATTAAAGTACATCCACGATTGTGGTacgattgaaacaaaaaagtgcAGGGATGATCTAATCGAACTTTAGCTAAGAAAGCATCGATAAGCAACAAAAACGGTCGACAATCAGTCACGTCGATGTGTCTCATGATACCACAGAAGACCCTAGAAGAAAGCGAATGCACAGCGCAGTTTGCACATACTATTGACTCAACCTGGATGGGCATATGACCGATACTGGAACCATGTAGGTTTCGTCCTCTTATCGGCCTGTGATTCAATGATTGATTACTGATTGATCGTGGAATGGGAATATGCAGCACAAAGCCAATCTTTGAACCCATACCGGTTCAACGTCGATTGCAACAATACAGAACACTGAAGGCAGTGCAATTTACGCTTGCTTCGCGTCGATAAGAGACGTTTTCTTATCGAAAACCTTTAAAGACGTCAAATACAATTACACACGTGTTTTTGATAACCACTAGGCGAAAAGGGGTTTCCAATTGGAAACGTAGCAATTGGTAAAATACGCTTCGAAGATCGTTGGATGATTAATAGAGCACGAGGAAGGACCATTAAACCAAACAGCTTTCTCGATTGTACCTGTCGGTAACTACGGAGTCTATCATCGCTGGAATCACAAATTCACCGCTTCGCTCTGCGGCTTATCATGCGTTGAATGCACATATTGGAAAACGCTTATGATGAAGATTAGAACCGCAGTGCCTCCTACTCAGTAATCGCGACGCGCCGCACCGCACTGCGTTGATAAGACTGTGTTAAGTAAAGAAGCTAGTAAACGAAACTTCGGTAAACAGGGCATCATTGCGACCCCCCTGCGAACCGGCGGCCAGTTTGGTCGTTGATAAAGgaagaaatcaaaagaaattgaaattttccaTAAATTCAACCAACCGTTCCCATCGACGCATTATCAAAAAGCCGTTCCAGCAAAAATGCGTAATCAACGGTcgttcctttcttctcttgtCTACAGTGGCGTCTTTGGTCCAttataaaaaggaaaagatcTCCAGCAAACAACGATCACCTTTCACCCTAGTCGTTCTTGTCTACCGCCTATTCATCTGCCGTATCGATTAGTCACTAGGAAAGCGATAAGGATTTGCGAAACGCCATTTTAAGCCTCTTTTAACACATTGTGACAAATCGGCCATTATgagaccaaaaacaaacagtcCTTTTGACTGCAGTTCCGCAAATAGATCCTCACCGAAAAGCCACATACTATTTTTAAGTGTTTACATGTCTTTCCCCTTCTCTTTTGCATCTACTAAGAGAAGCAGAGGGTTTTGTTGCGTTACTCGCTATTTTCCTTGCAGCACGAGGATCGCGGTTGCATTTACAAGGCGTCTCCACATCGGCGGGAGTCGTTCTCCGCTGGAATTTTCTCTCGCATGTGCTAATGCTCcgtctctcattctctctacTCCAGAGTACAAATCCagtaaaaaccacaaacacacgtacgaATGGTCGTTGGCCAACGCACGCGTTTTGTTGAATGGCCAACCCCCAACCGCCGGCCGTTTGTAAGAAGCGAGAGTGTACAACCCTTTCGCGTGGAGCGTTtcggaaaccaaaaccaaacgcaacATCTATAgtagacacgcacacacacacacacatctcgtgGAACTCCGGAGTCGGTTTCACTCTCGGCAGTCCTCGCCTCGTTCTTCTACGCCAGTGGTGGCCAGAGCTGTAGGTATGTTGCAGGCCAAATTTCATGCgttttccatggaaaaccGTGAGACAACATTAATTTTAACAAATACGTTTTAGATGAAATCTTACTAAAGTTGTGTCAATTGATACTTTTTATGATCCATAACATCATCGAAGTTTGAAGGCACCTGCTTGGATGTTGGATTAAAGCAATATCATGGGCTGTCTTCAAAAttctaatttcaaatttcgtttttaattttcctatGACAAATAGCtggttgccgttttttttttaatgtttcggTAATATTAATTAAATACCGAGGGCCTTTTCAATCTGTTCAGAGAGCTCGTGATGTGCTTCACAAGGAATTCCGGAATTGTTTGAAGGAATTCGAAGTTCGCTGGAAAGTGAAGCTAGGTAGGTTGACCACCACTGGCTTATGCGTATCTGCTGCGCACATACCGTGGCCACCGACACAACCGTCCATCttcaagcgagcgagcgagcgtgcgcgaGATGAGACCAATAGCGACGACATTGTCTACGTGTGGTGTACCacgtacaaaaaaaacaacgcacaaACCGTTTTATGGTAGTGTGGTAGCCCGTTGAgagaccagcaccaccttctTTACACACGGCGGCGCGGTGCGTCGTCCATTGACCGAACCgagggaccgaccgacggacggccGCGAAACGTGTgagagggtgtgtgtttgtcttgttTGGCTATATCCGTGGGTACGCTCGATGACGCGCCGCAGTTCAGACAGCGCTTAACGGACgaacgcatcagcagcagcagcagctagcgaCCCATCGTGTGATTTGCGTCGTATCGACTAAAACCCCCTCCAGATGCAGCTCATTTTGTTGTGTTTCAAGTGTTTATGAACGTCCTTCAATTTGAAACCTTTAACGTTAATACGTTGCCGTGTGTTTTGGTGAGGAACGGAGAACAAGCATAAACAATTCATACTTCCTAGAGAGTGCGTGCGATCGAGCATAGTGAAAGTGTCACCAACAGTAGACAAGCAGTGGCGAGGTCCCAGACACAATTTCTCTGTTAAACTCTGTGTACGCGCGTGAACGGAAGCGCGATAGCATTACGGGTGTTGACCATCAAGGCACCCCAGGCAAAGGCAAAAGCCCGCCAAATGGTCTAGTACTCACTGGCACAGCACTACGGAGCATAAGTGGAAACCATAGCGCGCAGGCAAgaaggaaacagaaacacGCGAAGAAGCCAATCAAATGTTCGAGTTTTAGTTTACTGTGCCAGTTCAGTCATTAACGATCCGGTTCCGGCGTCCTTTAACAAAAAAGAACAGCGTTGAAGGCCTACCAGTGAAGGACATCACGACGGCCAAAGCACGCGGTATACTACTACACGCTTTTAAGAttgaccatcatcgtcatcatcatcgtctaaTGCCGTGTTAAAAGGCAAGAGGCTTAACAAAGACCGTAAAAAAACACCAAGGGGGCCTCTCTTCAAGGACTGAAAgacaaacgagaaaaaggacgcaaaccaccaacacagccaacaacagcacaaaatGGATATCTACTACATGAGTGACAGCATCCAGTACTCGTCGTTCCGGGGACCGATGTACCGGGACTACGAGAAGTTCCCGTACGGTACGCTGGAGAATCCGCTCAACAATCCGATCCCGAagagcaagcagcaacagcaacggcatcaCTCCGGTTCCCCTGGATCGGTCAGCGCTCAAGGTAAACCCCCAGCAAACATCTAGCTGACTAGCTGAAGCGCCCTATCTCGTGCGACAACGTGAGATCGTGTGCGACGAGATCGCGAGATCAAAACAAGTTACGTGGAATGTTGTTTTGGGTTGCGTACacgacgggcgcgcgcgcaagcACAGATTGTTCAATAATGCATCGTGATCGTTTGATGCGATGTGCGCGATCGTTCGCTTGAGTCATTGAGGGGGTAGGGGTTGTCCCACCGTTTCTCATACGTGGCGCCTGCTTTATGCGTTCTTGTTACGCTCGGTTGCGTTTCAAAAGAGCgggaggagcaaaaaaaaaaacaaacgaaaaatccGTAATTAAAACCACCGCCGTACACACTGTAGTCGTGGCCGTAGAGAAGTGCGCCTTGTGTCTGCCCGGGAGGGGGGCAATAACTTAACCTTGTTGCCGGTAGCACGCTTGCTCGAGCAGAATGAGGTGTCTGCCATTTCCGCCACAAAAAAACTGCGATCCAGGCAACAATTTGTGGCAATGCGGCCGATGGCGTCTTGGTGGAAATGCCACGCGCCTCCAAAAATCCATTCTCTTTCAGGTTCTTGGCCGGCACGGCTCACGAGAATGGCCTTCCTACGTGCAGCGGTATGCTTGTGTGCAGTTAGCGCGCACGCGATCGTCGTATGCGTGATCATCCCCCATTTTCCCCTTCCTTTTCAGCTCAGCATCCCACCAGCATGAGGGCCAAATCCAAATTTAGACTGACCGAGATAAATAATACACGTAAACACTGCGTTGCATTCGAGCACTGTGCACGGCGCttgacagacgacgacggcgacgatcgtCTACTAACGATCGGAATGCCGGAATGACTTGTCGCCACGGGAGGGGTTTTCCGACGCCACTCGCCagtgagtgagagcgagaaacTATTTTTGGCTTCCGTTGCATAATGGACCAAGTGACTACCTTTGAATTGAGCTAAGTATAGGGTAGGGCGCGCTATTGAACCGCTTGAAACATGATTCGCCGTGCACGAGGGGTGGCGCCCGGTTGCTGACGCAAAACGAAATCGGATTCCAATGCTAGATTGGGCTTTCCTCCGTCGTGGGCTACCACCAGCGGTTAGTGGTGCTAATGCCCGCGCCGTTGGAAAAGCGGTGGCCAAGCGAGAAAACCGTAAACACGCTtgcaagcacgcacacacacgttttgTGGCCACCTTCAACTCCAATCCTTTCCCAGCCCACCCATCCCGGGACCGGTTTCTGGTGCAAAGAACCAAGATGAGGTTGCGGATGGCGATCATTTCGCTAAAAATAGCGAATGGAGAACGAGAACTTGGCTGGCTCTACAGACTCCATCATTCTATCCACACCACGAGGGCCGTTGGCAGGCGTGTCGGGGCATGGAATGGATACCAGGTGCGGAGGGTGTAAAAGTACTCCGAGAAGATGCCGTTGACATCATATTCGTGCGGTATTATTTGCGCATCGCAATTGCCACGAGAAGTAGGAAGAGGAAATGCAAACGgaacagcgagagagaagagagagaacctTGGAACTCGAGGTGGGCGCGGCAGACTTTGCGCCACGTCTACAAATGCGTGCGCAAACCACACGGTACACCGATCTGTGGATTAACGCGCAGATAGTTGATCACCGGTACGCGGAGAGGCGAGGGATTAAACTGCGCTGCACGTCAGTGCGTCAGGGAGCTGCGAGATGAACTCGCTAAATTGATCGCAAGTAGTTACTCCAGCAGGAGAGAAGTCTGTGGTGCATTCGAGAACCGTGACCGCGGTGCGCCGTCGAACCGGAAGCCACCATTTGATGCAAATGAAGGCGAGCGATGGACGCTTTGTCGGTTGCGCCGGTCGCCAAAGGGTTGACCTTGGTCTGGCAATTTAGCGTGGGGAAAATGTGAATGCAAATGATCGCCAAAGGGATCGTCCGCTGTCTACCATTGTAGTTGGATTGACTGAGGGATAAGTTAAGCAGTCTCCGCCAGTCTCTCTAATGCTCTAAGTGAAAGTGAGATCAACGTTTACCACTGCAAAAACGTCCGTAGGCTAGGCAATGCTTGTGTTGCAAAACCATTTAAGTCAATTAAGATAACTGGCGAAGTTACGTCAGTTCGAAGCGAAGTTTGTGCCTTGCGTGTGCCACTGTGTCAAGGGGGCATATTCCTATTTCCAACTTCCGCGAGCAGCCTAGCATCATACCCGTTGTTCTCGTGACACCGATGACGATCAATTATCACCAACGGAATCCTCGTTTACCTTTCTTATTAACCGGCCCCGGCACACAGTGAAGCAGTTTGATCATGATCTAAACGAATGTTGGAAGCGAAATAGTAGGAATAACGGAAGCAGCATAACGATTGTCTGCAACAAAGATGTCGCGATCGTGTGATCGTGCAAGAGTAGTgttaattcaattgaattcattgcgacggacggacggtgccCATGGTCTTAATGTGGTGCTACCCACAGCCATGCGACATGCAGTTACTGACCTTACGGGAATGGGAACATAGTGTCTACCGAACACTTGTACGAACACAAAAGAGACCACAGAGACTCATGACACCGTCTCGTGACCTATCTTGTACCAGACGTTTGTTTCAGATGACACTAAGCGCCCCACCGCCCGATTGATGGTTCCATGCTGTAACACACAAATGCTTCCGTGGCcggtgcagcaccaccacgttgTTGCTGTGACCTACATCCAACACAGGATGGGGTAGCGGCGCATGCGTCAAAAAATGTGACTGGtaagaagggaaggagaaacCTTACCAGTGATACCAAAAACTTCGTCTAACCATGTCGATAAAACGTGACAAGAGGCCAATGGCTCTTGTGCTCAAGACGATGTCCAATCCGTTAAGATACAGCCCCCCTCTCTCCCGGGCAGCGCCAATGATGCAACGCGGCGCAGGTGTGCCGAAGCAACATGTGCCACCGGTCACGTACACACCGTACCGTAGGTAGTACCGGCAGCTGAATGAACCATCAGTGGCATATTAATGCCTTCGCCAAGGGAAGCAGAAATATCCTCTTTCTCTGCGTAAGGTCACGCATCACCTTCAAGACGTTGTCGTGCCCTCTATCAACTGCTTCGAAGGACGCAGTGCTTCGAGCAGAACAGCCGCAGCAATGATGCCATCACCGTAGTGCTTATCTCGCTAAACTGCGTCGGTGATAACCCTCTTTTCCACCAACCGGGACACGCCTGCCTCTTATGACGAATTTGCAATTGttttgcgttgctgctgctgctgccgccgccgaagCCTGATAGCGAGCCCTATCAGTGCTCACAAACCGTGGCAGACGATGGTCCACATGGTGGGGGGCAAGATGGAATTTTTAATCAACATTTAAACCTCGAGTAGCCACTAGGAGATTGTAGGGCTCCACCCCATGTCCTGCACTGGGTTCGGGGCCCGGCAGAAAACATTCGCTCGCAGTTTGTTCATCCGTCGTCCGTTATCAGGCCGACCGCACGCAAGGGCACCACAAATGGTTATTTCTGGTCTGGCTTATGTGCATGTTTCTATGCTGTGCGGGACAGTGGGGAGAGTTCGATCGGTCCGGATCGCGATCCGGTTGTGTACTGGTTGTGTTGGTAGGATTAGATCATAGGCTCTGCTGTGGTGTGCCACAGCTCGCGAGGCGAATGTGCGAGTGGATTTGATAAGAAACAGTCGCACTGTTTTGAAGCTTATTGCGCGCGTGCGTATGCGGCACATGGTGTTGTCCTcaatttattgtttaatttgtttttcctaaGAAACCTAAACGCTACAAAAAAGAGTTTAATTTCCTGCAACACTAAATGTTGTCGTGGAAGGTGATAAGATCTCGgcattcgaaaaaaaaaggccaaatcCCTAATAAACCCAATTGGCCATAGATCCGTGTTAATCAAACGACGGCGTGGCGGCTGTGACCATCGCGCGCGGCTTATCGCGAAGAGGAACATAATATACTGTGCGGTTCGCGCCACGTGCCATCGGAGCCCATGGCGTCAGTCAGCCATCGGTCACGTGCAATCAATTAGAGCACAGCAAATAGCCAGGGCGTTAAATTACGAATGCGGTgataaattccttttttttgtgtaaattaaaactgaaaaatgcaaatcttCGTCCGTCGGCGAATGCATATCTCGTGACCTCCATGCGCCGTGCTGTTGTCGCGTTTGCCAAGGTTGTTTCTTCGTATTTGGGTTGAGATAGGATAGGTGGATTTTGGTTGCAACGATATATGTTATCTTATAATTGCTCCCCGGTTTGTTTACGTTGGACCGCAAGTCGAGTGTTGTGCAAATTTGCCGGGAACACTCGACTGGACGAGGCCACGGCAGAACGATCCAGAGGAATTCTGGTTGAAAGTACAAGCAAAGATCATAAAATTAAGTGCGGGAAGTGGTACTCATCAAGGTCTCTTCCTCTTTGCTTTGTACCATTTATTGCAAATGAAACACTAAACGGAAATAGGATGAATGAACATGCGCTATACAATTGATGTTCAACGATTATAGTAAGTTAATTTTAGTTTGATAGAGGAGATGGTGAGCCCTCGCGATGACTGCATTTTATTTATGCAAGCGGAAATGTGTTGATAAGATACTGCACTGGCACGAACAGGGGGCATGGCACTTTATACTGCGATCTTGCACCACCGATAAGCCTGTGCTGCTTGTTGGACAAACATACTTTGGAAACAACATACAATGTAACTGATACGACGTTGCGACAAATGAACATAAAGCGATCGACACTCACCGAGCCCTTTCCAACTCTTGTTCTCTTCTCACCCGTTAGCCAAACTGCTCAGCTACATCGGCAAGACGGCATCGAGCGCTAGCGGCAAGTCGTCGAAGGATTCGTGTCCGTTCTGCAAGGAACAGAAGAAGCGACCGCTCGGCGCGTACATGCGCAAGCGTGGTCAACGCATCACCTCCGAGAGCATCAGCGAAGAGTGCAACGAGTTgcgcgaagaggaagaggaggaggacgagtgCTCGGCCGGTGCCTCGTCGCCCGCGGCTGGCAGTCCCTCGAACGATCATCAGCATATGCACCGCGGTATGGCGGGCCGCAGTTTCAATCGGCAAGAatcaaacgaaagcaaataatCGGATGATCGGATCGCAACATTTTTACAATCTGCTGCTATCGGTATAGGCAGGGAGAGAATATTTAGAATATTTTATCATATTATTAGGTGGTATAAGTTGTGGGCAGGATGAAGCCTTCCTGCGGAGTAGTATACTAAGTCACACTTGAGAGCGAGGAAGAGTAAACCTTTCTTCACTCGACGGAAGATAATCAAAGATCTGGATCAGGTTCTGGTTAGCCCGTTTTTACTAGAaagcgataatgatgatgatgatcattagATCGCGATTTTGCGATGAAATCAAACCAAGTGAAAAGAGAAGGTCCTTAATTTATCGAGAAAAAAGGCGagaaaattcaacaaaaaaaaagaaacgagaaaCATTGCCTACCGCCGGCGAGGTTTAATATGCTGCAAAAGACTGATCTATAATATTAATGCAGAGAGACTAGCGGCTACACGAGGACAGTgtattttgataaaaaaaaaaagaccaaaaCGGTTTCAATTGCAATCAATATTACGACGTAGCAGCATTGCCGATAGAGGCACGAAGGAACCGACCATGGACCATCGCTTAATCAACccaaaaaatgcatttcgaaggCAGCGGAAGAATCAATCTTGTTCGTCACATAGACATCTCTCAACATGTTAATGTGAAAAAGTTCGCAGTAGATAGCTGTACTGGAGAATCAACATAAGCATTAGCTAAACCAGACGGTGTATTAGCTGAATGCGTGGCAGACCGTCTTTTCTCGGGAATGATAGATCTTGATCCTGACTCTTTGTAGGATATGATGATAagttttattattgttgtacATCAAGATCGGCATACACACGTTATGGTTAAGGTAGTGCAACTATGCAACTAGCAAACATGTTTAGCATATTTTTTGGCATAAAAGGGAAGCGTGTAAGCGTATATAGCAAACCAGTATACAGTGGAGTAGCGTAAGTCGCTCTCGTGAAATTGGCGTTTGTGGAGTTGATCTTGTTTTCAAGCTACAATCCGTTTTTCAtataatgaaataaaatgtttatcctatacaataaaacaaatcgaaatgcGATCTTTCGTTCATTTTCCCTCCCTagctcacgatcacgatcacatGTAACGGCTTGTGGCAAACCGGGATAGCGTGTTACTTTCCGAGTGGTTTCAGCTAACCAAATGGATGACGTTAGTCGCCATGAAGGTTAAATGGTATCGTGTGTGGTGTGTCGCCACACTGCCTGGGTTTCTTATCGATAACACACCCGCAGTCGGCAGAGCGGGAGAACTCAAGAACTCACAAGCAACCAGACCGTAGACTTTGGATTCGTCTGGTACCACGACAGGGCTAGAGCATTGTAAGGCAGCCCATCAACAACCCATCTGAAGATACGGTTGGCGTGTTTCCCCCCAATGGAGATGTTTGTGCTTATCGCTTAGAGACACAGAAACTGGTTCAGTATGGCCCACCTCCTTTTATCTGTTACGCCTTTCGGAATCGATACCCCTGTGATGATTGAGTGGGTCCCTGTGAAGGCTTTGTAGGTCGGCGTTCATTCAGTGATAGCGTGGTCAATCAGCTATGCGCGTGGTAGGTTCATTATCGAACGGCTAATTTTATTGCCACCATATCGCGTGATTGTGTAGCACCTCGCCTTTGATTTGGTACACCCAAACGATGTAACGCGTGCCGTACCGTCAACTTTGGAGTGTCGCAATAGAAGATTAATCTTTTCGGGACTGTTGAATATTTTTCAGCCTACAAGTTTACGGTGTTTGGCCCACAATGCACAATGCTGTAGCAAGGTTCAGATAAGATAATGCGCTACTTGTCTGTCTCACACCCTGGAGCGAGGACGGCAGTATACAAGGAAAAATACAGCAGGATTGTTAGCTTGATTCTACCAGTAAACGAAACGATCACTCCGTAATTTATCCACATCTTCATGGTCAACCGCTATCATGGAGATGGTTTCCTGTGGAAACAAACAACCATTATCTGACCAAAGCCATGGTGATCATTTTGCGGTTAATGGCGCTGCGTAGGAACATGCACCCTTGAGGGTCTCTTTACATGGTTACTTTGATCACTTTTTGATCATTGGTTGAGCAGAGCAGATAATCGAAACACGCCGTAGCgtaaaaaacggtaaaaattgaataaaccACTAATCAGTCAGTAAaaatgaagtggaaaaaa
The sequence above is a segment of the Anopheles darlingi chromosome 2, idAnoDarlMG_H_01, whole genome shotgun sequence genome. Coding sequences within it:
- the LOC125948403 gene encoding uncharacterized protein LOC125948403 isoform X1 codes for the protein MDIYYMSDSIQYSSFRGPMYRDYEKFPYGTLENPLNNPIPKSKQQQQRHHSGSPGSVSAQAKLLSYIGKTASSASGKSSKDSCPFCKEQKKRPLGAYMRKRGQRITSESISEECNELREEEEEEDECSAGASSPAAGSPSNDHQHMHRGMAGRSFNRQESNESK
- the LOC125948403 gene encoding uncharacterized protein LOC125948403 isoform X2; the protein is MTAFYLCKRKCVDKILHWHEQGAWHFILRSCTTDKPVLLVGQTYFGNNIQSKLLSYIGKTASSASGKSSKDSCPFCKEQKKRPLGAYMRKRGQRITSESISEECNELREEEEEEDECSAGASSPAAGSPSNDHQHMHRGMAGRSFNRQESNESK